GCAAGGCCACCCGCATCTCACCGCTCGTGGCGCTTACAGGACAGGTCACAAGCACCAAGCAGGCCGGACGCAGAAGGATGTGGGTCGCTGTCGCCGGAGTCATCATCGCTGTCATCGGTGCGGCCATCGTCGCCCTCGGCATTCAGGCCTCCGATATCTACATCACAGCATCTGGAAGCGCCGTCGTCGTCGTTGGGACCGTCCTCAGCCTTCCTCTGCTCGTCACCGCCATCATTGGCTTCATCGGCAAAGTCAGCGGGGACACTCGACTCCCGGTGCTGCAGCTGGCCACACGCAATCTGGCCCGCAACTCCGGACGCTCCGCCGCCACCGCCGCCACACTCTTCGTCTGCGTCCTGGTGGGGTCAGCGCTCTTCGTCGGCCTGTCCTCTCTGAACGCCTCCTTCGACGCCATCCTCGGCCACAGCTCACCCGTGGACGCCAGGATCTTCGGGGTCACGCCGCAGACCGATACCGCGCAGCTAACGAAGCAGGTCAAAGCAGTCGACGGCGTCAAGGACGTCACCTACGTTCCCACCCTCGACCTGACCCAGACCGTCGACGGAGAATCGGAGGACATCAGTGTCGACGTCATTGATACCGGCAGTATCGCGCCTATTGCACGGTCCACCAGCGGCTTGGAGGGCCTCGATGACAAGACCCTCATCGTGAGCGGCATCTATAACATTCCGGACGGCTCCACAGTCACCCTAACCGGGGCAACCGGAAGTGTTGAGCTGACGGCTCGCGTCCAGGAGGGGTGGGGAGCTGTGGTCAGCCCGGCAGTGGCCCAGCGCCTCAATGGCGATACTCCCACCAACGCCACCGTGTGGGTGCGCTCCACCGGCAATTCCATGACATCCGATACCGAGCACGCCCTCATTGCGGCCATCCGCGGTCAAGAAATGATGGTGAGCGGAAGCGCGTCAGCGAGCGAGCAGATGTCATCCCTCATCACGAGGATGGCCCTCATCGTCTGCCTGGTTCTGGGCGCAGCCCTGGTCATCGCCTTGTCCGGGCTGGCCAACACCACGGACGTCTCGGTACTGGAGCGCATTCGGGAAATCGGGGTTCTACGCGCCACCGGCAGCCCTCGCTCGGAGATCAGGAACCTCATCGTGACCGAGGGGGTCCTCGTGGCGACCGTGGGTGGGGGCCTGGGACTCCTCGTGGGGACGGCGCTGGGCGTTTCCGAAACGCTCGCGATGGCCAAGTCCGCCGAAGGCATGACGGTGCACGTCCCCTACTTCGCACTGATCGGCATGTTCGCCGTGACGCTGGCCGTGGGCCTGGCGGCCTCGCTACGCCCGGCCGGCCGGGCCGCCTCGGTGCCGCCGGTCAGGGCCCTGTCCGAGGAGTGAGGAGACCGGCGGTGAGGGCTGCTCCAGTGACCGGGACGGCGGACTCAGGCCCCCTGGGTCTTGTGGACGGCGACGACGAGCTTGAGTCGGGACGGGACGTCGTACTTCTTCATGAGGTGGGAGACGTGGGTCTTGACCGTGGACTCGGCGACGACGAGTTGCTCGGCGATCTCGGCATTGGAGTAGCCCTCGCACAGGAGGGTGAGGACCGCCTGCTCGGCCTCGGTGACGTCGGGGGCCTGGGCCGTCTGCGGGGAGCGCAGGTGGCGGGTAACGAGCCGGGAGGTGGCGGCCGGGGAGATCGTGGTCCCGCCCGCGCTGGCGGCAATGACGGCGCGGATGATCTCCTCGGGCGAGGCGTCCTTGAGCAGGAAGCCGTTGGCGTGCTGGGCCAGCGCGGCCACCATCGCCTCGTCGTCGTCGAAGGAGGTCAGCACGACGACGGCCGTGCGGGGCCACTGACGGCGCACCCGGGTGAGCAGCTCCAGGCCGTCCATCTCGGGCATGCGCACGTCGGTGAGCAGGACGTCCACGCGGATCTTGTGGAGGAAGGCCAGGGCGTCGGCGGCGCGGGAGAAGGTGCTGGTCACCTCGATGCGCTCGTCGGAGCTGAGGTAGGCCCGCAGTGCCTGCAGGACGAAGGGGTCGTCATCGACGATGGCGACGCGCAGGACCTGCGAGGGAGCAGCCGGAGCATCAGTCACGTTGGGAACCGTCATGGAGGGATATTATCCGGATCAGTTCAGGGGAAGGTGGTGAGACGGTGTCGGCTGTTGCGGCGAATCTGATGCAGCCCACGCGGTACACGACGTGGCGGCCGACCTGGCGGCTGCACCTGGCGCACGCCTCCCTGGCCGCGCTGATTACTCTGTTCTCGATCGCGACGACCTGGCCAATGTCCTCCATCGCGGTCCTCTCCGAGATCATCGGGGGGCTGGCGCTGGCGCTGAGTAGCCGCTTCCCGTGGCCCGGGGCCCTGCTGGGCAGCGCGTCGGCGTGGACCGCCACCGTGGTGCTGACCGACGTTCCCTTCTCTCCGGGCATCATCCCTTGGCTGTGCACGGCGATCCTCGTGGCCCGCGGCTTCTCGCGTATGCCCGCCTACAGCCTGGTGGTCTTCTCGCTGGTGATCCTCATCGCCGATATCCAGTGGAACGGAGCGAGCCCGCCCTGGTTCACGCTGCTGCAGGTCTCGCTCTTTATCGGGGGCGGGGCCATCACTGTGGCCGAGCTCATCCGCAGCCCGCGCGACCAGGCCGAGCGCTCCTTGCACACCTACCGCGAGAGCATGGAGCGCCAGCGTCTCCTGGTGGTCACTGAACTGCATGACACGGTGGTGCGGGACCTGACGCACGCGGTCATGACGGCCGAGCAGGCCCGACTCGCGCATCCCCAGGACGCGGCGCTGGCGCCCGAGCTGGACGCGATGACGGTGGCGGTGCGCGCGGCGGTGGAGCAGATGCGGCACGCGCTGCGCGCCATGAGTGACATCCGCGGGGGCGAGCGACTGGATATCGAGGCGACCTCCGCGCCGCGCCCACTGGAGGCGGTCATCTCCGATGCCGCGGCCATCCTGGGACAGCGGGGGGCGCACCTGGAGGTCGAGGGCCTGGAGCTGCTCGGGATCCCCGTGATTCCGCCGGGCGTGCGCCTCCAGCTGCTGCGGGTGCTGGGCGAACTGGTGTCGAACATGTCCAAGTACACGGCTCCGCAGGGGCGGGCGAGGCTGGTCATCGAGTCCGACGGGCGATCCCTGGAGGCGATGGCAAGTAATGACGTCGGCCTCCCGGGGCAGGTCGGTGGCGTGTGGGCGGGCGGCGGCGCGCCGGGTAGTGGCGTACCGGGCTATGACGCCTTCTCCTCGGGCCTGGGCCTGGAGGGGGCGCGGCGCCGCGTGGAGGCCCTGGGCGGCAGCCTGAGCGTGAGCCAGGGCGAGGGCCGCTGGACCACGGTCTTCAGCGTCCCCTTCCAGGCGGTCTCCTGACAGGCCCGCCACCATGGCCTGACACAAGACCCTGCCGGCGCCTCAGCCCGGACACACGACCTGCCCCGCACGGCGGCCCGGGCATAAGGCCCTTCACGACTCCGTGGCCCGGATATGTCGTATGAGGTTGCGTAACCGGCGCTTGCATCCTGCCACCTGAGATGGCACCGATTGAGCCCAGCACGACACGACCAGCCGTCGGCACCGTCAACACCGTCGACGGCATGCCTCCTCCATCATCCATCCGGTAGCCCTCCGTCTCAGAACCCATCTCCCAACATCCCGGCAACACGAGAGTGGTCAACATGCCTTTTCCCGCCTTCGACACTCAGACATCCTTCACATGGCACCCCACGCAACGCACTCACCTGCTCCATGCAGGAGTTGCCATCTTCCTCCTAGCCACCTCAGCGGCATTGGGAGTCCCTCATACTCCTTCCGCCTTCCTGGTCACCGCCATGAGCCTGGCCTGCCTGCCCCTGGCATCCCGGCTTCCCGCCGCAGGAGCAGCCGCAAGCCTGGCCATCGCCTGGTTCGCCGCCAACTCCCCTTACGATCTTGGCGGCATTGCCGTGGCACTGCCGTGGGGGCTTTGCATCATGCTCCTGGGCCGGGGCCTCCGACGCGACATGATCTACCCCCTCGCGTTCGCAACGACGTTGTCACACCTCTCAGCAACACCAACGTGGTATTTAGGACTGATCCAAACAGCGACTATTGGCGTTCCTTGTGTGGTGATCGGTGAGGTCGTCCGCCATCACCGCCTCCAGGCCAACGTCGCCGAGCAGGAGCGCCGGCGCAAGCTCGACCAGCAACGACGCCTGGTCGTTTCCGAGCTCCACGACACCGTTGTACGCGACCTCAGCCACGCCGTCATGATCGCCGAGCAAGCCCGCCTGGCCGACCCCCACAACGCCCGCCTCAACCAAGAACTCGCAGCCATCATCACCCCCGTACGCACCGCTGTCGAACAGCTACGACGCAGCCTCAAAGCCATGAGCGCCGCCGAAGGAGACGACTCCCTCCTCCTCTTGGCCGCCTCACCCCCACCGCCCCTGACTGACACCATCCGCGCCGTCCGGGAAACCCTCGCGCACCGAGACGCCCACCTGACTACCCACGGCACCGACCTGCTCGACAACCCCAGCATCGGCCCTGGCGTCCGCCAACAGCTCGTACGCATCATCGCCGAGCTCATCAACAACGCCGCCAAATACACTCCTCCCTCCAGCACCGCCACCCTCACCATCGAGACCGACGACAACACCCTCGAGTGCATGTGCACCAACCCCATCGACCCCGGTCGGCCCGCCAGCACCGCCACCTCATCCCAGCTCGGTCTCTTCCAAGCCCAGCAACGCATCGAATCCCTGGGCGGCTCCCTCCACACGACCCACACCATCGACCGCTGGACCACTATCTTCACCATCCCCCTCCAACCCATATCCCCAATGCCCACCGACTGAGGCACCGGCGGGGACACTCCGCGCGGCCGGGTGCCAACCACTCCAGCCGGGGACATGTCACGCGTTCGGGGACAGCCGTCCTGTACCCGAACGCGTGGAACTGCACCCGTCGATGTCGAATGTCCCCGGCCGAGAGAGCCTTCTGCCCGCGCCACGCACCTCAGAGGCCCGTCCGGCCAGTCCGCCCTCGGAGGAAGTGAGCGGGATCGTGTCCACATCGGATACAAAGGCTCGGGCCAGCCCCACACTGACGAAAGAAAACCGCATGATTCCGCGGTTCACATGGACGGCCAAGGAGCGCTGGCGGTCCTTTGTCACCGATTTGGACATTCTGGCCCGCGATCGCCGCCGGCGCGTTATCAGTGTGCGCTGCCGAGCTCGACGAGGAGTACCCCGGCCATGATGAGCGCTATGCCGGCCACCATGGTGCGGGTCAGCGGCTCACCGAAGAGGAGTCTGGAAGCGATTGCTGTGACGGCCACTCCCCCGGCCGACCAGATCCCGTATGCGACACCGAGCGCCATCCCCTCCTTGAGGGCCAGGGTCAACAGGGCGAAGGCCCCCAGGTAGCCGGCCATGACGAGGCCGTACCATCGCAGTCCTCTGCC
This region of Actinomyces oris genomic DNA includes:
- a CDS encoding FtsX-like permease family protein, giving the protein MPSLLDLRRTISALVAVAMSAALIAFAFIISDSFRTQTQTSARVSVGDAAVVVQDGRGAKSTEKALDDSLLNRVSALDGVASVRGAHWDMLGLDLPKQLSHSVGAQIAAQDVPALTKFTTLSRGRLPKTTGEVAIDSMLAEQQGLSVGDTIRLTSKIDDAKAVHSAPTVVGIISAGADSRETDTDTLYATTEQLQAMGARMDYRSLHVKAKPGTDASALLTKVSQTVHSVQPAASVQSRDEAIAQRAQAQTGGTTIASIINLLAPVCAVVAIIVIATTFSTLVARQTRMVGLMRCIGTTRRQVMLAVLRTGLMTGLVGSVLGAALGTGLGAIAVSSGTFADLKADQLTISPVSLGLTVALGTLVTLIAVLRPARKATRISPLVALTGQVTSTKQAGRRRMWVAVAGVIIAVIGAAIVALGIQASDIYITASGSAVVVVGTVLSLPLLVTAIIGFIGKVSGDTRLPVLQLATRNLARNSGRSAATAATLFVCVLVGSALFVGLSSLNASFDAILGHSSPVDARIFGVTPQTDTAQLTKQVKAVDGVKDVTYVPTLDLTQTVDGESEDISVDVIDTGSIAPIARSTSGLEGLDDKTLIVSGIYNIPDGSTVTLTGATGSVELTARVQEGWGAVVSPAVAQRLNGDTPTNATVWVRSTGNSMTSDTEHALIAAIRGQEMMVSGSASASEQMSSLITRMALIVCLVLGAALVIALSGLANTTDVSVLERIREIGVLRATGSPRSEIRNLIVTEGVLVATVGGGLGLLVGTALGVSETLAMAKSAEGMTVHVPYFALIGMFAVTLAVGLAASLRPAGRAASVPPVRALSEE
- a CDS encoding response regulator — protein: MTVPNVTDAPAAPSQVLRVAIVDDDPFVLQALRAYLSSDERIEVTSTFSRAADALAFLHKIRVDVLLTDVRMPEMDGLELLTRVRRQWPRTAVVVLTSFDDDEAMVAALAQHANGFLLKDASPEEIIRAVIAASAGGTTISPAATSRLVTRHLRSPQTAQAPDVTEAEQAVLTLLCEGYSNAEIAEQLVVAESTVKTHVSHLMKKYDVPSRLKLVVAVHKTQGA
- a CDS encoding sensor histidine kinase, which produces MQPTRYTTWRPTWRLHLAHASLAALITLFSIATTWPMSSIAVLSEIIGGLALALSSRFPWPGALLGSASAWTATVVLTDVPFSPGIIPWLCTAILVARGFSRMPAYSLVVFSLVILIADIQWNGASPPWFTLLQVSLFIGGGAITVAELIRSPRDQAERSLHTYRESMERQRLLVVTELHDTVVRDLTHAVMTAEQARLAHPQDAALAPELDAMTVAVRAAVEQMRHALRAMSDIRGGERLDIEATSAPRPLEAVISDAAAILGQRGAHLEVEGLELLGIPVIPPGVRLQLLRVLGELVSNMSKYTAPQGRARLVIESDGRSLEAMASNDVGLPGQVGGVWAGGGAPGSGVPGYDAFSSGLGLEGARRRVEALGGSLSVSQGEGRWTTVFSVPFQAVS
- a CDS encoding sensor histidine kinase is translated as MPFPAFDTQTSFTWHPTQRTHLLHAGVAIFLLATSAALGVPHTPSAFLVTAMSLACLPLASRLPAAGAAASLAIAWFAANSPYDLGGIAVALPWGLCIMLLGRGLRRDMIYPLAFATTLSHLSATPTWYLGLIQTATIGVPCVVIGEVVRHHRLQANVAEQERRRKLDQQRRLVVSELHDTVVRDLSHAVMIAEQARLADPHNARLNQELAAIITPVRTAVEQLRRSLKAMSAAEGDDSLLLLAASPPPPLTDTIRAVRETLAHRDAHLTTHGTDLLDNPSIGPGVRQQLVRIIAELINNAAKYTPPSSTATLTIETDDNTLECMCTNPIDPGRPASTATSSQLGLFQAQQRIESLGGSLHTTHTIDRWTTIFTIPLQPISPMPTD
- a CDS encoding DMT family transporter; this translates as MSGLYLVAAIASETTGTLSLKLASDGRGLRWYGLVMAGYLGAFALLTLALKEGMALGVAYGIWSAGGVAVTAIASRLLFGEPLTRTMVAGIALIMAGVLLVELGSAH